One Vicia villosa cultivar HV-30 ecotype Madison, WI linkage group LG5, Vvil1.0, whole genome shotgun sequence genomic window, tgcaagttaaatgaacttcgtaacttttatttagtatagcacacgaaaattttccgaAATACAATGTATTATAGTTAAACAAGCTTCGGAACATTtttatagtatagcacacggaattcttcaaaaagaccaaacttttgtagtatagcacacggaattcttcaaaaagaccaaattttcgggacacttttatgtagtatagcacacgaaaattttctgaaatacaatgtattcaagtttaatgaacttcggaacatttttgtagtatagcccacggatttctttaaaaacaccaaattttataagtttagagaacttcgtgacttttacgtagtatgaCACACGAaaaatttccaaaataccaatgtatgcaagtttaaagaactctGTGTATGTTATGAagtgtagcacacaaaaatcttcaaaatgactaaagtttgtaagtttaacgaaattcgtgacttttatgtagcttagcacacaaaaatcttctaaaatactaatgtatgcaagtttatcaaacttcgtgacttttatgaagtataacacacgaaaatcttccaaaataccaatatatgcaagtataatgaactttgtgtatgttatgtagtatgcacacaaaattcttcataaataccaaagtttgtaagtttaacgaactttgtgacttttatgatgtatagcacacgaaaattttcaaaaaaaccaaattttgatagtttaacaaacttcttgactttaatgtagtatagcacacaaaaatcttccaaaataccaaactttgcaagtttaagaacttcgtgaattttatttattatagcaCCCAAAAATCgttaaaaagacaaaattttgcaagtttaaaaaacttcgtgacttcgATGTtctataccacacgaaaatcttccaaaataccaatgcatgcgagtttaaaaaacttcaatattttatgttgtatagcacatgaaaatcttccaaaataccaaagtttacaagtttaacaaacttcgtgaattttatgtagtataacaaacGAAAATTGTACAATGTTTGTAAGTTTTACGAGTTTCGAGAATTTTTATGTAGttttagcacacgaaaatcttcaaatcattcaaattttgtaagtttaatgaacttcgggacttttatgtagtataacacgcgaaaatcttccaaaataccaatgtatgcaagtttaacgaactttgtgaatgttatgtagtatagcgcacaaaaatcttccgaaataccaaagtttgcaagtttaacgaacttcgtgacttttatgtagtatagcacatgaatatctttaaaaaaaacaaaaatttccaAGTATAACTTAACATCCAACAGTAAAATCCAACAAAATTTACTAAAAATCCAACCGTAAATTTGAGTTGTGTGATTCTCTTTATTGCTTTACATTCAACTTTTGAGTTTAActtaaagtttattttaaaacatttgaaaaagaattaaacacaaatacaattcaacttctattttttttctccccTTTATAAATCTAGTACTACTCTCACAACtataattttaacttttaatattaTACAAGAATATTATAACATTTGGTTGAAACTATACGGTGTCTTCTTGCATGGGGAGAGTAGGAAGGTGTCATTTTTCTTGAAGACTCCTTGTGTCGTTTCTAATATGTATCGTTCGAACATctgcaaaattaaaattatatatttatttccaATATTGAGGATAAGACTACAAAGACAATTATCttctttaacatatatatatatatatatatatatatatatatatatatatatatatatatatatatatatatatatatatatatatatatatatatataagggttgGTAATGACTTGTACAAATTGTACGTTCCACTCGTTTTTACCTATAAAATCATTGACTTCAGTTATGAATGAGAGACTTTGGATTCAACTTTACTTGATCCTAAAGAGTGAGAAGATAGTTGTTTTATTACAATAAGAAGTCAAAGTTGGTATACCAACGGGACCAGCACATTAATTGGTGTTTCAAATTGAACTCCTTTTCCCACCCTAACCACGAAACTTATATGTTACAAAAGTATTATATGGCAATGTCATAATTAATCTACTACATTTCTCTTGAAACAAGTTACAATCTAGTACTAAATACTAATCTCGCAACTATAATTATAACTTTAACAAATATTacaaatagatatattaaattaaaatacaaatacaatAATGAAACCCAAATTAAAAATatggtaaaaaaattaaaaaaagttatacTTTTATCATGTTTAGTTATAATTTCAAATTCTAGCATTTGATTCAACTTAAAGAGAGTCTTGTTGCATTGGTGGAATAGGAAGGTGTCCTTTCTCTTGTAGACTCCTAACAGTGTCATATAGACATTGCTTCACAGGAGTGAATTCCAATCCCAAATCTTTCAGCTTTTGATTTGAATATATGTATGGTTTCACTCTTGGATTCTTTTCGTCCGAACacctgcaaaattttcaaaagttTGTCTCGTTAGCTCAGATCAGTTGTTATCTGTGTAAGAACATCTGATAGCAGAAGCGCGAGTTTCAACCCACGCTATCTTATTCATCTTTAAAGGATAAAGTTTTGGATATAAGGACTTACTTGGTAGGAAGTGGATATTCTGGAAAATACTTCGCCAAAATTTCAACGACTTCACCGCGATGCAAAGAAGTTTGAGAACAAATGTATCGACCAGAAGCCGAATTCGTCTCATAAATAAGAAGGTGTGCTAATGCAACATCCTTAACATCAACATAACATTGTGTTGCATTCACATAACTTTTTGCTGCACCATTCAGATATTTTAAGATATGAATTGTACTAGCATTAATGGTTTCTTGTAGTAATGGTCCAAGAACCAAAACCGGGTTCACTAcaaccaaatcaacctcatttTCTTTTGCTATTTTCCATGCTGATTGTTCTGCCACTGTCTTCCCATAACAATACCaattctgaaaaataaaaattttaatattaatatttttataaatattcatattttcattaataattattttttttccgATAAACACTTGTATTAAAAGCACACGGGTGCAACCCGATACAAAAGAGGTAACAGACTTGTATCAAACCTTTGTGTTCTTGCAATATTCTAAATCACTCCAGTACGTCTCATCGATAACAACGTCTCTACTCGTATTTGGGTCCATATAAACCGTTCCAATCGATGAAGTGAACACGACGCGTCTCACTTTCGCTTCCGCGGAAGCTACAATCACATTATTTGTTCCATTTACTGCTGGTTCCAGCATTTCATCCTATAAAAAATTTACTCTATAAGTCACATTATTGGTGTgaaaataaatatagaaataaaaaaatatatatgttaccGGGTTGTCGGTGACCGGAGAAGCTGTG contains:
- the LOC131606100 gene encoding cinnamoyl-CoA reductase 2, whose translation is MPAYDSTSLLSGAGQTVCVTGAGGFIASWLVKLLLEKGYTVRGTLRNPEDPKNGHLKKLEGAKERLTLHKVDLLDLNSIQSVVHGCHGVFHTASPVTDNPDEMLEPAVNGTNNVIVASAEAKVRRVVFTSSIGTVYMDPNTSRDVVIDETYWSDLEYCKNTKNWYCYGKTVAEQSAWKIAKENEVDLVVVNPVLVLGPLLQETINASTIHILKYLNGAAKSYVNATQCYVDVKDVALAHLLIYETNSASGRYICSQTSLHRGEVVEILAKYFPEYPLPTKCSDEKNPRVKPYIYSNQKLKDLGLEFTPVKQCLYDTVRSLQEKGHLPIPPMQQDSL